A genome region from Dickeya dadantii NCPPB 898 includes the following:
- a CDS encoding LysR family transcriptional regulator, producing MHLDLRQLRNFLALAEHRSFVQAAEAVCLSQSAFSRSIQTLEQTLGHPLVDRHSKQFALTWQGKKLLPFAQRMQALSWELIQDMRQLGEDDAGELAFGCGPAPAAALIPRAVSAFHSLRPRARVTYCVDNWHALHQRLQAEEWPFFVADTWQAELDPQLRVQPLNPRRCFFICHRDHPLALQAQVTPDDLLRFPLASPYLPVGMRKVLAALTGQPDYRPQIQCDHIYSVFSVLRHTQAISFSSEDGFALGRDSHQLVEIALTEQPAEWAQMQTRFGIISSLQKPLSPLAQLMIDAILEQDRLRPPCAG from the coding sequence ATGCACCTGGATTTACGGCAACTGCGCAATTTTCTGGCGCTGGCGGAACACCGCAGTTTCGTGCAGGCGGCTGAAGCGGTTTGCCTGTCGCAATCCGCGTTCAGCCGCAGTATTCAAACGCTGGAGCAAACCCTCGGCCACCCGCTGGTGGATCGGCACAGCAAGCAGTTTGCCCTCACCTGGCAGGGCAAAAAGCTGCTGCCTTTCGCCCAGCGCATGCAGGCGCTATCGTGGGAGTTGATTCAGGACATGCGGCAACTCGGCGAGGATGACGCCGGCGAGCTGGCGTTCGGTTGCGGCCCGGCACCGGCGGCGGCGCTGATCCCGCGGGCGGTGTCCGCCTTTCACTCGCTGCGGCCGCGGGCGCGCGTCACCTACTGCGTCGACAACTGGCATGCGCTGCACCAGCGGTTGCAGGCCGAAGAGTGGCCGTTTTTCGTGGCCGACACCTGGCAAGCCGAGCTTGACCCGCAGTTACGGGTGCAGCCGCTCAACCCACGCCGCTGTTTCTTCATTTGCCACCGCGATCACCCGCTGGCGCTGCAGGCGCAGGTCACCCCCGACGACCTGCTGCGCTTCCCGCTCGCGTCGCCCTATTTGCCGGTCGGCATGCGCAAAGTGCTGGCGGCGCTGACCGGTCAGCCGGATTACCGTCCGCAGATTCAGTGCGACCACATCTATTCGGTGTTCAGCGTACTGCGCCATACCCAGGCGATCAGTTTTTCCAGCGAGGATGGGTTTGCGCTCGGCCGCGACAGCCACCAGTTGGTGGAGATCGCCCTCACCGAGCAGCCGGCGGAATGGGCGCAGATGCAGACCCGGTTCGGGATTATCTCCAGCCTGCAAAAACCGCTGTCGCCGCTGGCACAGCTGATGATCGACGCCATTCTGGAACAGGACCGGCTGCGCCCGCCCTGCGCCGGATAA
- a CDS encoding ABC transporter substrate-binding protein codes for MKGMLFVAGLMTLMPIAQAADLTIGLASSTTSMDPQFYVGGANSAMARNLFDGLVNQNEKQQITPALAVSWKAVNDTTWQFTLRPNVKFHDGTDFSARDVVASVKRVALAAKNSPSAYTPYVADISEIREIDPLTVEIKTKGPAALLLNNLSRIAILPARLADQPTDVLNGGKDVIGTGPFKFVSYTPDDKVVLSRNDHYWGGKAEWDTVTLRVIKNSSARIAALLSGDVDMIESVPTADRATIARQQAFATESVPGNRILYLHPDQDRDVSPFAKGDDGKNPLKKAEVRQAMSLAINRDALVQRILDGQGLPSSQLVPQGYPGYSANIPAPVYDLAQAKQKLAAAGYPNGFTLTFHASNDRYPNDAKIAQALGQMFSQAGIKTEVVTMPGNVYFAKAAQREFSLVMGGAAIETGEASGVLGPLLETFGPNAGQGNRGRYSNAEFDKLLNQARATLDERQRDALLQQATELAMKEQGVIPLLFLSNTWAMKKGYSYVGRTDGYTLPYFVHKQ; via the coding sequence ATGAAAGGAATGTTGTTTGTTGCCGGCCTGATGACGTTAATGCCCATCGCGCAGGCAGCAGATTTGACGATTGGACTGGCGTCATCCACCACATCGATGGATCCGCAGTTCTATGTCGGCGGCGCTAATAGCGCCATGGCCCGCAATCTGTTCGACGGGCTGGTTAACCAAAACGAAAAACAACAAATTACCCCAGCTTTGGCGGTGTCGTGGAAAGCGGTTAACGACACCACCTGGCAATTTACATTGCGACCGAACGTTAAGTTTCATGACGGCACCGATTTTAGCGCCCGGGATGTGGTGGCCAGTGTGAAACGCGTCGCGTTGGCGGCAAAAAACAGCCCCAGCGCTTACACGCCCTACGTGGCGGACATCAGCGAGATTCGTGAAATCGACCCGCTGACGGTGGAAATCAAGACCAAAGGACCGGCGGCACTGCTGCTCAACAACCTGAGCCGCATCGCGATACTGCCGGCGCGGCTGGCCGACCAGCCGACTGACGTGCTGAACGGCGGTAAAGACGTAATTGGCACCGGCCCGTTCAAATTTGTCTCCTATACCCCGGATGACAAGGTGGTGCTGAGTCGTAACGACCACTACTGGGGCGGTAAAGCCGAATGGGACACGGTGACGTTGCGCGTCATCAAGAACAGCAGCGCCCGCATTGCCGCCTTGCTTTCCGGCGATGTGGACATGATCGAAAGCGTGCCGACGGCGGACCGCGCCACTATCGCTCGCCAGCAGGCCTTCGCCACGGAGTCGGTGCCGGGTAACCGCATCCTGTATCTGCATCCGGATCAGGACCGCGACGTGTCGCCGTTCGCTAAAGGTGATGACGGCAAGAATCCGCTGAAAAAAGCGGAGGTGCGTCAGGCGATGTCGCTGGCGATCAACCGCGACGCGCTGGTGCAACGGATTCTCGACGGTCAGGGGCTGCCTTCGTCGCAGTTGGTGCCACAGGGGTATCCGGGATATTCCGCCAACATACCGGCGCCGGTTTACGACCTGGCGCAGGCGAAACAGAAACTGGCGGCGGCGGGCTACCCGAACGGGTTTACCCTGACGTTCCACGCCTCGAACGATCGCTATCCCAACGACGCCAAAATCGCACAGGCGCTGGGGCAGATGTTCAGTCAGGCGGGCATCAAGACCGAGGTGGTCACCATGCCCGGCAACGTCTACTTCGCCAAGGCGGCGCAGCGTGAATTCAGCCTGGTGATGGGCGGCGCGGCGATTGAAACCGGCGAGGCATCCGGTGTGCTGGGGCCGTTGCTGGAAACCTTTGGCCCGAATGCCGGCCAGGGAAACCGGGGGCGGTATTCCAATGCCGAATTTGACAAGCTGCTGAATCAGGCTCGCGCCACGCTGGATGAACGGCAACGCGATGCGCTGCTGCAGCAGGCGACCGAATTGGCGATGAAGGAGCAAGGGGTTATCCCGCTGCTGTTTCTCTCCAATACCTGGGCAATGAAAAAAGGCTATAGCTACGTGGGCCGCACAGACGGCTACACATTGCCCTATTTCGTTCACAAACAGTAA
- a CDS encoding dihydrodipicolinate synthase family protein, with product MSEFSGVFPYLVSPVKANGDVDKVVLTEVVEHLIASGVQGLTPLGSTGEFAYLTEKQRFDVVSTVVEAARGRVPVIAGVAATTIQDAQTQTRAYLGLGVDGILAILEAYFPLTDAGVESYFRAIAEAAHPTPVVLYTNPHFQRSDLSLPVIERLSHVENIRYIKDASTNTGRLLSIIERTGGRMQVFAASAHIPACVMLIGGVGWMAGPACIVPRQSLALYDAAKRGDWQLAMELQRPLWRVNEIFAKYSVAACIKAALEMQGFAVGNPIAPQQPLNHHAREEIASVLKGVGAL from the coding sequence ATGAGCGAATTCTCCGGCGTATTCCCCTATCTGGTTTCACCTGTAAAAGCGAATGGCGATGTGGACAAAGTCGTCCTCACCGAAGTGGTCGAGCACCTTATCGCCAGCGGCGTACAGGGGTTGACGCCGCTTGGCAGCACCGGTGAATTCGCTTATCTGACTGAAAAACAGCGTTTTGATGTCGTCAGCACCGTGGTTGAAGCGGCGCGCGGTCGGGTGCCGGTGATCGCCGGCGTGGCCGCCACCACTATTCAGGATGCGCAGACGCAGACGCGCGCCTACCTCGGTTTGGGCGTCGACGGAATTCTGGCGATTCTGGAAGCCTATTTTCCGCTGACCGACGCCGGGGTGGAGAGCTACTTTCGGGCGATTGCCGAAGCCGCGCACCCCACGCCCGTGGTGCTGTACACCAACCCCCATTTTCAGCGTTCCGACCTTAGCCTGCCGGTGATCGAGCGGTTAAGCCACGTGGAAAACATCCGCTACATCAAGGATGCTTCCACCAATACCGGTCGGCTGTTGTCGATTATTGAGCGCACCGGCGGACGCATGCAGGTCTTCGCCGCCTCGGCCCATATTCCCGCCTGCGTGATGCTGATTGGCGGCGTCGGCTGGATGGCCGGCCCGGCCTGTATCGTGCCGCGTCAGAGTCTGGCGCTGTATGACGCCGCCAAACGCGGCGACTGGCAACTGGCGATGGAACTGCAACGTCCGTTGTGGCGGGTGAACGAAATTTTTGCCAAATACTCGGTGGCCGCCTGCATCAAAGCCGCGCTGGAGATGCAGGGATTCGCGGTCGGCAACCCGATCGCCCCGCAACAGCCGCTGAATCATCATGCCCGGGAAGAAATCGCCAGCGTGCTGAAAGGGGTGGGCGCGTTGTGA
- a CDS encoding ABC transporter substrate-binding protein, whose protein sequence is MQQQRDRHRYRGWVGLFKGAGLVLLTVATLGSSARAQEAKPAEIRIGLPDQSAGSKPFIGGPLGLAYIRHSLEQAFEPQGIKVHWSFFKGAGPAVNEALANQQLDVAYLGDLAAIIGRSGGLPTRVLLGSRGSSSYLAATPESGIARIEDLRGKRVAVYKGTADQLSFERALKSAGLNERDIRVINLDWTAGKAALAARRIDAVWGGVSLLALRPQGIRIITSSRDLGWANTTQAVVLATQDFIQRYPQVTQQLVAVLVQEAHWVSDPAHLADYIQLMADQSQIPAALFEEQFRPDSLNLQSSPRLDPFLRSNLQDSVQRAHAAGLIRSAFSVEEWLDSHVVDQALTDLKLERQWPNYDASGKPQ, encoded by the coding sequence ATGCAACAACAACGAGATCGCCATCGTTACCGTGGCTGGGTCGGCCTGTTTAAAGGCGCAGGGCTAGTGCTGCTGACGGTCGCGACGCTGGGGAGTTCAGCACGAGCGCAGGAGGCCAAACCGGCGGAAATCCGCATCGGGCTGCCGGATCAGAGCGCGGGCAGCAAGCCGTTTATCGGCGGGCCGCTGGGGCTGGCCTATATTCGCCACAGCCTGGAACAGGCGTTTGAGCCACAGGGCATCAAGGTGCATTGGTCGTTTTTTAAAGGCGCGGGACCGGCGGTGAACGAGGCGCTGGCCAACCAGCAACTGGATGTGGCGTACCTCGGCGATCTGGCGGCGATCATCGGCCGTTCCGGCGGGCTGCCGACCCGGGTGTTGCTGGGGTCGCGCGGTTCCAGTTCGTATCTGGCGGCGACGCCGGAGTCCGGTATTGCGCGGATTGAGGACCTGCGCGGCAAACGGGTGGCGGTCTACAAAGGCACCGCCGACCAACTGTCGTTTGAGCGGGCGCTGAAAAGCGCCGGGCTGAACGAGCGGGATATCCGGGTCATCAACCTTGACTGGACCGCCGGTAAAGCGGCGCTGGCGGCCCGGCGCATCGATGCGGTGTGGGGCGGCGTGTCGCTGCTGGCGCTGCGCCCGCAGGGGATTCGCATCATTACCTCCAGCCGCGACCTGGGCTGGGCCAATACCACCCAGGCGGTGGTGCTGGCGACGCAGGATTTTATCCAGCGCTACCCGCAGGTCACTCAACAACTGGTAGCGGTGCTGGTACAGGAAGCGCACTGGGTCAGCGACCCGGCGCATCTGGCGGACTATATCCAACTGATGGCGGACCAGAGCCAGATTCCGGCCGCGCTGTTTGAAGAGCAGTTCCGGCCGGATTCGCTCAACCTGCAAAGTTCGCCGCGTCTGGACCCGTTCCTGCGCAGCAACCTGCAGGACAGCGTGCAACGCGCCCACGCCGCCGGATTAATTCGTTCCGCGTTTTCGGTGGAGGAATGGTTGGATAGTCACGTTGTCGATCAGGCGTTGACCGACCTGAAACTGGAGCGTCAGTGGCCGAATTATGACGCCAGCGGCAAGCCCCAGTAA
- a CDS encoding CDP-diacylglycerol diphosphatase produces the protein MIRKKYLIGLIVTLLLVALLLYFWQPFARRGNGNALWEFVGQQCVPNQQKNNSPAPCLEVNLQGHYALFKDRRGPYHDLLIPTDRISGIESPLLLQPGAPAYFAAAWAYRDRLSRQMGKPIGDDKLGLAINSLYGRTQGQLHIHISCLKPEVYQTLRARNANIGYDWVSLGQPLLGHDYLAIKLNGSDLTRTDPFKLLNQYVQTREDRMENYGLALTANAQGELILLAVRRDFIGLFNRGSAEEILDVNCALAQP, from the coding sequence ATGATACGCAAGAAATACCTTATCGGTTTGATCGTGACGCTGTTGCTGGTCGCCCTGCTGCTCTATTTTTGGCAGCCTTTCGCCCGTCGCGGCAACGGTAACGCACTGTGGGAGTTTGTCGGTCAGCAGTGCGTTCCCAACCAGCAGAAAAATAACTCGCCCGCCCCCTGTCTGGAGGTCAATCTGCAAGGTCATTACGCCCTGTTCAAAGACCGCCGCGGCCCGTACCACGACCTGCTAATCCCGACCGACCGCATCAGCGGCATTGAAAGCCCATTGTTGTTGCAACCCGGCGCTCCCGCCTATTTCGCCGCCGCCTGGGCCTACCGCGACCGCTTGTCGCGCCAAATGGGCAAACCGATCGGCGACGATAAGCTCGGGCTGGCGATCAACTCGCTGTATGGCCGCACGCAGGGGCAGTTGCATATCCATATTTCCTGCCTGAAACCCGAGGTCTACCAGACGCTGCGCGCCCGAAACGCCAATATCGGTTACGACTGGGTGTCGCTCGGCCAGCCGCTGCTGGGCCACGATTATCTGGCAATCAAGCTGAACGGCAGCGATTTGACGCGAACCGATCCGTTCAAACTGCTCAATCAGTATGTGCAAACGCGCGAAGATCGGATGGAAAACTACGGTCTGGCGTTGACCGCCAACGCACAGGGCGAGCTGATTCTGCTGGCGGTGCGACGTGATTTTATCGGCCTGTTCAACCGCGGCTCGGCGGAAGAAATTCTGGATGTAAACTGCGCGCTGGCACAGCCCTAA
- a CDS encoding ABC transporter ATP-binding protein — MTQPIPQPVVAFDRLKKQFRVGGSPLTVIDDLSLAIYPGELVAIVGSSGCGKSTLLRLLVGLDNNYQGRILVDGAPINGIGGERGIVFQEPRLFPWLTVRQNIELGLASEKIGRADLTRRVDHFIRLVHLDEFADALPAQLSGGMAQRVAIARGLVGNPRILMLDEPFGALDALTRQQMQQELRRIHQEEGTTTLLVTHDVEEAVYLADRVVVLAPRPGRLKQIAAVTLPHPRQRDSQAFHQQCSELLALLTHSDAPASPAATLITD, encoded by the coding sequence ATGACGCAACCGATCCCCCAACCGGTAGTCGCCTTCGACCGCCTGAAAAAACAGTTTCGCGTCGGCGGCAGCCCGCTGACGGTTATCGACGACCTCTCGCTGGCGATTTATCCCGGCGAGCTGGTGGCGATTGTCGGCAGCAGCGGCTGCGGCAAATCCACGCTGCTGCGCCTGTTGGTCGGGCTGGATAACAATTATCAGGGGCGCATTCTGGTGGACGGCGCGCCGATCAACGGCATCGGCGGCGAGCGCGGCATCGTGTTTCAGGAACCGCGTCTGTTTCCGTGGCTGACGGTGCGCCAGAACATCGAACTGGGGCTGGCGAGCGAAAAGATCGGCCGCGCCGACCTTACCCGCCGGGTCGACCATTTCATTCGGCTGGTGCATCTGGACGAGTTCGCCGACGCCCTCCCCGCCCAGTTGTCCGGCGGCATGGCGCAACGGGTGGCGATCGCCCGCGGGCTGGTGGGCAACCCACGTATTCTGATGCTCGACGAGCCGTTCGGCGCGCTGGACGCGCTAACTCGCCAGCAAATGCAACAGGAACTGCGGCGGATTCATCAAGAGGAAGGCACCACCACCCTGCTGGTCACCCACGACGTGGAAGAAGCAGTGTATCTGGCCGACCGGGTGGTGGTGCTCGCGCCGCGCCCCGGCCGGCTGAAACAGATCGCCGCGGTGACGCTGCCGCACCCGCGCCAGCGCGATAGCCAGGCCTTCCACCAGCAATGCAGCGAACTGCTCGCGCTGCTGACTCACTCCGATGCCCCGGCCTCGCCCGCCGCCACGCTTATCACTGACTAA
- a CDS encoding LysR substrate-binding domain-containing protein, with translation MSRINLRQVEAFHKVILTGGITQAANIMNITQPAVSRLIKDFEYAVKLKLFDRDGRGLEPREEALKLFREIERLYLGLDHILRVADDIRHAKGSVLRIGAVSALANLCTERIFPSLLKKYPDVALSMDVESTLAITEMVLSNQYDIGFINSTPAIKGLQADLLGVAQAVAVVAPTHPLADRAGITLDDLNHYRSILPGRKTVLREQLAQAITAQDVVLQSPIETSLRHCCVMAGAGLGVGIVDAITARTSEARLLIKPFEPKIDVAYLAIFPPQHARSLLVEEVVRIIRRLIGESASAG, from the coding sequence ATGAGCCGTATCAACTTAAGACAGGTTGAAGCATTCCATAAGGTGATTCTGACCGGCGGCATCACACAGGCCGCCAATATCATGAATATCACCCAACCGGCGGTCAGCCGGCTGATCAAGGATTTTGAGTACGCGGTTAAACTAAAACTGTTTGATCGGGATGGCCGGGGGCTGGAACCCCGTGAAGAAGCACTTAAGCTTTTTCGGGAAATCGAACGGCTGTATCTGGGGCTGGATCACATTCTGCGGGTGGCGGACGACATCCGGCACGCCAAAGGCAGCGTGCTGCGCATCGGCGCGGTGTCCGCGCTCGCCAACCTCTGCACCGAGCGCATTTTCCCCTCGCTGCTGAAAAAATACCCCGATGTGGCGCTATCTATGGATGTGGAAAGCACGCTGGCGATCACCGAGATGGTGCTCAGCAACCAATACGACATCGGTTTTATCAACAGTACGCCGGCGATCAAGGGATTGCAGGCCGACCTGCTGGGCGTCGCCCAGGCTGTCGCGGTTGTCGCGCCGACCCACCCACTGGCGGACCGCGCCGGCATCACCCTTGACGACCTGAACCACTACCGTTCTATCCTTCCGGGGCGCAAAACCGTGCTGCGGGAACAGCTGGCGCAGGCGATCACCGCGCAAGACGTGGTGCTGCAAAGCCCGATCGAAACCTCGCTGCGCCATTGCTGCGTCATGGCGGGCGCTGGATTAGGGGTAGGGATTGTCGATGCCATTACCGCACGCACCAGCGAAGCCAGGCTGCTGATCAAACCCTTTGAACCGAAGATTGACGTCGCCTATCTGGCGATATTTCCGCCCCAGCACGCACGCAGCCTGCTGGTGGAAGAGGTCGTGCGGATTATCCGCAGGTTGATCGGCGAAAGCGCGTCGGCCGGCTAA
- a CDS encoding ABC transporter permease, with protein sequence MHFLHMRYRFIALAYHRKIRFLYPIDSFWLSLQRKMNKPLVMHKSWLMKGPSVARPLTPRLTRRIVAPLLLPLAVLLLWSLSSTLGWMPPQILPAPSRVAATAVSLLQGDLLSQLLISLHRLVSGLAAGVLAGTLLGALMGASVRAERLLYPTVYALAQIPTLGWIPLFMVLFGIDDGLKLAVLVKAVIVPVTLHSQRGVRDVPPALLDVARTLRLPRLTRLTRLILPAALPVWFTGLRLALSQAWVSLIVVELLASSQGIGYLMVWGRQLFQLDIVLVCIAVIGLTGLLMEWGITQLDQRLIAWPHPPVGRLHAAPAGQSIGLAVPLLLLALWQLASHHGWVDALLLPPPGEVLRAIWHGVSDGSLPDAMRHSLWRALVGGALGVSAGLLAGLALGLSTRAEAVFTPTLTLLRQVALFAWLPLITAWVGNDDGGKVTFIALVAFFPMLVASHRGVRQRSLALQEVAQVLRLPWFHRLRRLILPGAAPALFTGLRLAMIYAWLGAIGAEYFMSSGTGIGSLMINAQQLLDMPIILSGMLLIGVTGALIDHLGQRLEQRMTRWRTTGDTL encoded by the coding sequence ATGCATTTCTTGCACATGAGATATCGGTTTATTGCATTGGCGTATCACCGAAAAATCAGGTTTTTATACCCTATCGATTCATTTTGGCTGAGCTTACAAAGAAAAATGAATAAGCCTTTGGTCATGCATAAATCCTGGTTGATGAAAGGCCCGTCGGTGGCGCGCCCGCTCACACCGCGCCTTACCCGGCGCATCGTCGCGCCGCTGCTGTTGCCGCTGGCGGTGTTGCTGCTGTGGAGCCTCAGCAGCACGCTTGGGTGGATGCCGCCGCAAATTCTGCCCGCGCCGTCACGGGTGGCGGCAACCGCGGTTTCTCTACTACAGGGCGATCTGCTCAGTCAGCTCTTGATCAGCTTGCACCGTCTGGTCAGCGGGCTCGCCGCCGGCGTGCTGGCCGGGACGCTGCTGGGCGCCTTGATGGGGGCGTCGGTTCGGGCAGAACGGTTACTTTATCCCACCGTCTACGCGCTGGCCCAAATCCCCACGCTGGGGTGGATCCCGTTGTTTATGGTGCTGTTCGGCATCGACGACGGCCTCAAGCTGGCGGTGCTGGTCAAAGCGGTGATCGTGCCGGTGACACTGCACAGCCAGCGCGGCGTACGCGATGTTCCGCCAGCGTTGCTCGACGTGGCGCGCACCCTGCGCCTGCCGCGCCTGACTCGTCTGACCCGGTTGATTCTGCCCGCCGCGTTGCCGGTGTGGTTTACCGGCCTGCGGCTGGCGCTGTCACAAGCCTGGGTGTCGCTGATTGTGGTGGAACTGCTCGCCTCGTCGCAGGGCATCGGCTATCTGATGGTGTGGGGACGCCAGCTATTCCAGTTGGATATTGTGTTGGTGTGCATCGCCGTCATCGGGCTGACCGGTCTGCTGATGGAATGGGGCATCACCCAACTGGACCAACGGCTGATCGCCTGGCCGCACCCGCCGGTCGGCCGGCTGCACGCCGCGCCCGCCGGCCAATCCATCGGGCTGGCGGTGCCGCTGTTGTTGCTGGCGCTGTGGCAACTGGCGAGCCATCACGGTTGGGTCGACGCGCTGCTGTTGCCGCCGCCCGGCGAGGTTCTCCGCGCTATCTGGCATGGCGTGAGCGACGGTTCGCTGCCCGACGCCATGCGTCACAGCCTGTGGCGGGCGCTGGTGGGCGGCGCCCTCGGCGTGAGCGCCGGTCTGCTGGCCGGGCTGGCGCTGGGGCTGAGTACGCGCGCCGAGGCGGTGTTTACCCCGACGCTAACGTTGTTGCGTCAGGTGGCGCTGTTCGCCTGGCTGCCGCTGATTACCGCCTGGGTCGGCAATGACGACGGCGGTAAGGTGACCTTTATCGCGCTGGTGGCGTTCTTTCCGATGCTGGTTGCCAGTCATCGCGGCGTGCGCCAGCGCTCCCTCGCCTTGCAGGAGGTGGCGCAGGTGCTGCGCCTGCCGTGGTTCCATCGTCTGCGCCGGCTGATCCTACCCGGCGCGGCGCCCGCGCTGTTCACCGGGCTGCGGCTGGCGATGATTTACGCCTGGCTCGGCGCTATCGGCGCGGAATATTTCATGTCGTCCGGCACCGGCATCGGCAGCCTGATGATCAACGCCCAGCAACTGCTGGATATGCCCATTATCCTCAGCGGCATGCTGCTGATTGGCGTCACCGGCGCGCTGATCGACCACCTCGGTCAGCGGCTGGAACAGCGCATGACCCGCTGGCGCACCACAGGAGATACCCTATGA
- a CDS encoding aryl-sulfate sulfotransferase — translation MGHPSVYPTGTTIYHPDKAWSGYTVFQALETGAVLIDMNGAALRLWEGLHGFPNKLLPGGYILGHSGQRDARYGMQDMVDLVQLDWDGNRVWQFNRYEHIHDPDLPPEWMARAHHDYQRSGNPVGYYAPGLEPQALGGNTLILAHQNLHNPKISDKLLLDDTIIEVDWQGNVVWEWRCSDHFDELGFDDAAKTALYHNPNMRSSGGGMGDWMHINSMSALGPNPWFDQGDARFHPDNIIWDARESNIIAIIDKQSGDIVWRLGPDYSTPELKHLGWIIGQHHAHMIPAGLPGAGNILVFDNGGWAGYGAPNPASADGVKNAWRDYSRVLEINPVTLDIVWRYSPYEAGIPHPTDAFRFYSPYISNIQRLPNGNTLINEGANGRLFEVTVDHEIVWEYISPFWGKSVNTNMLYRAYRVPYDWVPQLPRPQETPVQAPDNTRLRQPGAAPAGFASVVAVSETRPYKRGGDALCVATDSEELKRSPKLFAVNRHRFTALSLTPDEALSLPAGDQLLLVGAERCVHCKSLYRQLETVIADAAFSGLSCHYLDADHHVSHAAQLQVRSLPTLLWLKDGQEQARLTGAQSADKLRQWLLAVLS, via the coding sequence ATGGGACACCCTTCCGTTTACCCGACCGGTACCACGATTTATCACCCGGACAAAGCCTGGAGCGGTTACACCGTCTTCCAGGCGCTGGAAACCGGCGCGGTCTTGATCGACATGAACGGGGCGGCGCTGCGGCTGTGGGAAGGCCTGCACGGTTTTCCCAACAAGCTTCTGCCGGGCGGTTATATCCTCGGTCACAGCGGCCAGCGCGACGCCCGCTACGGCATGCAGGACATGGTGGATCTGGTGCAACTGGACTGGGACGGCAACCGGGTCTGGCAATTCAACCGTTACGAACACATCCACGACCCGGACTTGCCGCCGGAATGGATGGCGCGCGCCCATCACGACTATCAACGCAGCGGCAACCCGGTGGGCTACTACGCGCCGGGGCTGGAACCGCAAGCGCTCGGCGGCAATACGCTGATTCTGGCGCACCAGAACCTGCACAACCCGAAAATCAGCGACAAGCTGCTGCTGGACGACACCATCATTGAAGTGGACTGGCAGGGCAACGTGGTGTGGGAATGGCGTTGCAGCGATCATTTTGACGAGCTGGGCTTTGACGACGCCGCCAAAACCGCGCTGTACCACAACCCCAACATGCGCAGCAGCGGCGGCGGCATGGGCGACTGGATGCACATCAACTCGATGTCCGCCCTCGGCCCCAACCCGTGGTTTGATCAGGGTGACGCCCGTTTCCATCCGGACAACATCATCTGGGACGCGCGCGAATCCAACATCATCGCCATCATCGACAAGCAAAGCGGCGACATCGTGTGGCGGCTCGGCCCGGACTACAGCACGCCGGAACTGAAGCATCTGGGCTGGATCATCGGCCAGCATCATGCGCACATGATCCCGGCCGGGTTGCCGGGCGCGGGCAATATTCTGGTGTTCGACAACGGCGGCTGGGCCGGTTACGGCGCACCTAACCCGGCGTCGGCCGACGGGGTGAAGAACGCCTGGCGTGACTACTCGCGGGTGCTGGAAATCAACCCGGTGACGCTGGATATCGTCTGGCGCTATTCGCCGTACGAAGCCGGCATTCCGCACCCGACCGACGCCTTTCGTTTCTACAGCCCGTACATCAGCAATATCCAGCGCCTGCCGAACGGCAATACGCTGATCAACGAAGGCGCCAACGGCCGCCTGTTCGAAGTGACCGTGGACCACGAAATCGTCTGGGAATATATCTCGCCGTTCTGGGGCAAAAGCGTCAACACCAATATGCTGTACCGCGCCTACCGGGTGCCGTACGACTGGGTACCGCAGCTGCCACGTCCGCAGGAAACCCCGGTACAGGCGCCGGACAACACCCGGCTACGCCAGCCCGGCGCCGCGCCAGCCGGTTTCGCCAGCGTCGTTGCCGTCAGCGAAACCCGGCCATATAAACGCGGCGGCGATGCGCTGTGCGTCGCCACCGACAGCGAAGAGCTGAAACGCAGCCCGAAGCTGTTCGCCGTCAACCGTCATCGCTTCACCGCCCTGTCGCTGACGCCGGATGAAGCGCTGTCGCTGCCCGCTGGCGACCAGTTGCTGCTGGTGGGCGCGGAACGCTGCGTGCACTGTAAGAGCCTGTATCGCCAGTTGGAAACGGTCATCGCCGACGCCGCGTTCAGCGGGTTGTCCTGCCACTATCTGGACGCCGACCACCATGTGTCGCACGCCGCACAACTACAGGTACGCTCGTTGCCCACCCTGTTGTGGCTGAAAGACGGTCAGGAACAGGCCCGGCTCACCGGCGCGCAGAGTGCGGACAAGCTGCGTCAGTGGTTACTGGCTGTATTATCGTAA